A region of Argentina anserina chromosome 5, drPotAnse1.1, whole genome shotgun sequence DNA encodes the following proteins:
- the LOC126793778 gene encoding TORTIFOLIA1-like protein 3, with protein sequence MPPAQNLKHQVFTCLTKLSDRDTHSLAATELESIARSLDPTTVPTFLSCIHATDASDKSPVRKQCVHLIAVLSEIHGDALAPHLSKMLGNITKRLRDPDSAVRSACQNAVASLSCHVTKPPFSSFSKPLAEALFTEQDVNSQIGAALCLAAAIDAAADPEPARLAKLLPKFERLLKSDSFKAKPALLTLIGSVIGSGGASSQGALRNLVPCLVNFLSSDDWAARKAAAEGLVKLAVAERDSLSEFKAGSLRTFESRKFDKVKSVREVMNQMMEAWKQIPDLSDEASPPPADSNASSRGPENASDGWYPDGPRICGASGVEAPQLKNRHSLANRSTPPDSSYATTARKRSTFNSNEKKISSMFRKPDHLDMEVEIAANNAAGACCDDYEGDENVPERIDEKTRPSKPETRRALFQKSSDNKMHRFGGSRTGSRVAPYHEENSESTVVVSNATEDIHKNHRECEDLSLIRSQLVQIEQQQSNLFDLLQRFIGSSQSGMHSLETRVHGLELALDEISYDLALSSGRMTNLESRGKTCCLLPGADFWSSKFWKKTEGRYSTSRLNNTRAASVEAMRYRADNRGNVETSNRRFWLQDRSGFIVNPLAEIPTNSRGISEVARH encoded by the exons ATGCCTCCGGCGCAGAATCTCAAGCACCAGGTCTTCACTTGCCTCACGAAGCTCTCGGACCGTGACACTCACTCTCTGGCCGCGACGGAGCTCGAGTCCATCGCCCGGAGTCTTGACCCGACCACCGTGCCGACTTTCCTCTCATGCATCCACGCCACCGACGCCTCCGACAAGTCGCCGGTGAGGAAGCAATGCGTGCACCTAATCGCCGTACTCTCCGAAATCCACGGCGACGCGCTGGCGCCGCACCTGTCGAAGATGCTCGGAAACATCACCAAGCGCCTCCGCGACCCCGACTCCGCCGTCCGATCCGCCTGCCAGAACGCCGTCGCGTCGCTctcctgccacgtcaccaagccGCCGTTCAGCTCGTTCTCGAAGCCGCTGGCCGAAGCGCTGTTCACGGAGCAGGACGTGAACTCGCAGATCGGCGCGGCGCTCTGCCTGGCCGCGGCGATCGACGCCGCGGCAGACCCCGAGCCGGCGAGGCTGGCGAAGCTGTTGCCGAAGTTCGAGAGGTTACTGAAGAGTGACAGCTTTAAGGCCAAGCCGGCGCTGTTGACGCTGATCGGAAGTGTGATCGGCTCCGGCGGCGCGTCTAGTCAGGGAGCTCTGAGGAATTTGGTTCCGTGCTTAGTGAACTTCCTCAGCTCCGATGACTGGGCGGCGAGGAAGGCAGCGGCTGAAGGCTTGGTGAAGCTGGCGGTGGCTGAGAGAGACTCGTTGTCTGAATTCAAAGCTGGCTCTTTGAGAACTTTCGAGAGTCGGAAATTTGataag GTGAAGAGTGTTAGGGAGGTTATGAATCAGATGATGGAGGCTTGGAAGCAGATTCCTGATCTCTCCGACGAGGCTTCTCCGCCGCCGGCGGATTCAAATGCTTCTTCTAGAG GTCCAGAGAATGCAAGTGATGGATGGTATCCGGATGGACCTAGAATTTGTGGTGCTTCTGGTGTTGAAGCTCCTCAGTTGAAGAATAGACACAGCTTGGCTAACAGATCAACTCCGCCTGACAGTTCTTATGCTACCACTGCTAGAAAGAGAAGCACTTTCAATAGTAATGAGAAGAAGATTTCATCTATGTTTCGAAAGCCAGACCATTTAGATATGGAAGTTGAGATTGCTGCTAATAATGCTGCCGGTGCTTGCTGTGATGACTATGAGGGGGATGAAAATGTGCCAGAAAGGATCGATGAAAAGACTAGACCTTCAAAGCCGGAAACAAGACGGGCTTTATTCCAAAAGAGTTCTGATAACAAAATGCACAGATTTGGAGGGTCGAGGACTGGATCTCGTGTTGCTCCATATCATGAGGAGAATTCAGAATCTACAGTTGTTGTCAGTAATGCTACGGAGGATATCCATAAGAACCACAGAGAATGTGAGGATTTGTCCTTGATCCGCAGTCAACTTGTGCAGATTGAACAGCAGCAGTCCAATTTATTCGATCTCCTGCAG AGATTCATTGGTAGCTCACAAAGCGGAATGCATTCCCTGGAGACGCGCGTACATGGGTTAGAGCTAGCTCTGGATGAGATCTCCTATGATTTGGCTTTGTCAAGCGGAAGGATGACTAATCTCGAGTCACGTGGAAAAACTTGTTGCTTGCTACCTGGTGCTGACTTTTGGAGCTCCAAGTTCTGGAAGAAAACAGAAGGCAGGTATTCAACCTCAAGGTTGAATAATACCAGGGCTGCATCTGTAGAAGCCATGCGGTACAGAGCTGATAACAGGGGCAATGTTGAAACATCGAACCGTAGGTTTTGGCTTCAAGATAGGAGTGGGTTCATTGTTAACCCTTTGGCAGAAATTCCGACCAACTCAAGAGGTATATCAGAGGTTGCACGTCACTAG
- the LOC126794707 gene encoding uncharacterized protein LOC126794707 — MDEAEKVAALKKAYADIILNTAKEAAARVMVSEKRAVRLQREILYTKEEALRMLLRLKHTYDSKVGEAEMKSLSQQGKIDELEAQLQEAEDIVSDLRGELSEVQDRLERAKNRRALDRQNAEVDTTVQENMSQDGQCFSEMTSQLNPQADVMATNDKQSNGNGIYEGSKCYIESDSPEDINCVHDPDFSSIIMRNKEPELYRNGFTQRIRAFEKYLFDEKLSLSGLVVDAKHLPFFGGNGEDKGMSVTPTPKFDSMHEEEKDLVELKMRNADESHIREQEQLEMEVPAILSFCRKRKGTSRNRFTFPSSTHLDYVPHQFTELRQVSGISCSTSPNSVNNSDSTDNSAKNSEDEVTASVSIPKSTSKTIDLSSLSAFDIVTDSVVQLTRPTVQLETNIDESLTEKTELTRHEGLSAKSVEILACNTDLQKGVSVLEASHLDGLVASQPVSNKVLKFTFHRKRKKESLSMPERNSQYGILEGSSRETKAGSLQQQEPSSLMLASCQYSDV, encoded by the exons ATGGACGAAGCCGAG AAGGTGGCGGCGTTGAAGAAGGCCTACGCGGATATAATACTCAATACGGCGAAGGaggcggcggcgcgtgtgatggTTTCGGAGAAGAGAGCTGTTCGGCTGCAAAGGGAGATCCTCTACACTAAAGAAGAGGCGCTTCGGATGCTTCTCAGGCTCAAACACACTTATGATTCTAAG GTTGGTGAAGCAGAAATGAAGTCCTTGAGTCAACAGGGAAAGATTGATGAGCTTGAAGCACAGCTCCAGGAAGCCGAGGACATAGTGAGTGACCTCAGGGGAGAGTTGAGTGAAGTGCAGGATCGACTGGAGAGGGCAAAAAATAGACGAGCACTGGATAGGCAAAATGCAGAGGTTGACACCACAGTTCAAGAGAATATGTCACAAGATGGGCAGTGTTTTTCAGAGATGACATCTCAACTTAATCCTCAGGCAGATGTGATGGCAACTAATGACAAGCAGTCCAATGGAAATGGGATATATGAGGGCAGCAAGTGTTACATTGAATCTGATTCTCCCGAGGATATTAACTGTGTTCATGATCCAGATTTTTCCTCAATAATAATGAGAAATAAAGAGCCCGAGTTATACAGAAATGGATTCACTCAGAGAATCCGTGCTTTTGAAAAGTACCTGTTTGATGAAAAGCTGTCTCTTTCTGGACTAGTTGTTGATGCAAAACATTTACCATTCTTTGGAGGAAATGGTGAAGACAAAGGGATGTCTGTTACACCTACACCAAAGTTTGACAGTATGCATGAAGAAGAGAAGGATCTAGTAGAATTGAAAATGAGGAATGCAGATGAGAGCCATATAAGAGAACAAGAGCAGCTAGAAATGGAAGTACCTGCAATTTTGTCCTTCTGCAGGAAGAGAAAAGGAACGTCCAGAAATAGATTCACATTTCCTTCATCCACTCATCTTGACTATGTTCCTCATCAGTTCACAGAATTGCGCCAAGTTTCTGGCATATCCTGCTCTACTTCTCCTAACTCTGTCAATAACAGTGATTCTACAGATAATTCTGCCAAAAACTCTGAAGATGAAGTCACAGCTTCTGTTTCAATCCCAAAGTCAACTTCAAAGACCATTGATTTGAGCTCACTTTCAGCATTTGATATTGTTACTGATAGTGTTGTACAATTGACTAGACCCACTGTTCAGTTGGAGACCAACATTGATGAGTCATTGACTGAAAAAACTGAGTTAACCAGACATGAAGGGTTATCTGCAAAAAGTGTGGAGATTCTAGCTTGCAATACTGATCTTCAGAAAGGTGTATCAGTTTTGGAAGCATCTCATTTAGATGGCCTGGTTGCTAGTCAACCTGTAAGCAATAAGGTTCTCAAATTTACATTCCACAGAAAGCGGAAGAAGGAGAGTTTAAGCATGCCTGAAAGGAATTCCCAGTACGGCATTTTGGAGGGAAGTTCTAGGGAGACGAAAGCTGGTTCTCTGCAGCAGCAAGAGCCGTCGAGCTTGATGCTTGCATCGTGTCAGTACAGTGACGTCTAG
- the LOC126793864 gene encoding pentatricopeptide repeat-containing protein At1g74850, chloroplastic produces MSLSPTLSISTPSPPSAPIPKLNPKPHHLSFPSGHRNRLYGRRFQRLSFSVRAKPKDLILGNPSVTVEKGKYSYDVETLINKLSSLPPRGSIARCLDIFKNKLSLNDFALVFKEFAARGDWQRSLRLFKYMQRQIWCKPSEHIYTIMISLLGREGLLDKCSEIFDEMPSQGVIRSVFSYTALINAYGRNGQYEMSLQFLDRMKKDKVSPNILTYNTVLNSCARGGLDWEGLLGLFAEMRHEGVQPDLVTYNTLLSACAGRGLGDEAEMVFRTMNEGGIVPDITTYSYLVETFGKLDNLGKVSELLKEMESAGNLPDIMSYNVLLEAYAELGSIKEAMGVFRQMQAAGCMPNAGTYSILLNLYGRHGRYDDVRELFLEMKVSNTEPDAATYNILIQVFGEGGYFREVVTLFHDMVEENIEPNMETYEGLIYACGKGGLHEDAKIILLHMNEKGIVPSSKAYTGAIEAYGQAALYDEALVAFNTMYEVGNRPSVESYNSLIHAYARGGLYKETEQVLSIMGEVGIARNASSFNGMIEAFRQGGQFEEAIKMYVEMEKRRCDPDECTLEAVLSVYSVAGLINECEEHFEEIKASGILPSVMCYCMMLAVYAKTDRWDDANKLLNEMLTNRVSNIHQVMGQMIKGDYDDESNWQMVQYVFDKLKSEGCGLGMRFYNTLIEALWWLGQKQRAARVLSEATQRGLYPELFRKNKLVWSIDVHRMWEGGAYAALSVWLNNVYEMFVNGEDLPSVATVVVVRGKMEKSSATQELPVAKAAYSFLQGNMSGAFNFPKWNNGRIICQRSQLKKLLSSIEPSTDGSSSKSICTLSNSPFPPPGTKTSPTDVDNGRYNGTSSDGTSRTRTELLTSTV; encoded by the exons ATGTCCCTCTCCCCCACTCTCTCCATTTCCACCCCCTCCCCTCCCTCCGCCCCAATCCCAaagctaaaccctaaaccccacCACCTCTCCTTCCCCTCCGGCCACCGCAACCGCCTCTACGGCCGCCGATTCCAACGCCTGTCCTTCTCCGTCAGGGCGAAGCCCAAGGACCTCATCCTCGGGAACCCGTCCGTCACCGTCGAGAAGGGCAAGTACAGCTACGACGTCGAAACCCTAATCAACAAGCTCAGCAGCCTCCCGCCACGCGGCAGCATCGCGCGGTGCCTGGACATATTCAAGAACAAGCTCTCCCTCAACGACTTCGCCCTGGTGTTCAAGGAGTTCGCGGCGCGTGGCGACTGGCAGAGGTCGCTGCGGCTGTTCAAGTACATGCAGCGGCAGATATGGTGCAAGCCGAGCGAGCACATCTACACCATCATGATCAGCCTCCTCGGCCGCGAGGGCTTGCTTGATAAATGTTCCGAGATTTTCGACGAAATGCCGAGCCAGGGTGTGATTCGGAGTGTTTTTAGCTACACTGCTCTGATCAATGCCTACGGGCGTAACGGTCAGTATGAAATGTCGCTCCAATTTCTTGATAGGATGAAGAAAGATAAGGTTTCGCCGAATATATTGACTTATAATACTGTGCTTAATTCTTGTGCTAGAGGGGGGTTGGATTGGGAGGGGTTGTTAGGATTGTTTGCGGAAATGAGGCATGAGGGGGTCCAACCGGACCTTGTTACTTATAATACATTGCTTAGTGCTTGTGCCGGTAGAGGTTTAGGTGATGAGGCCGAGATGGTGTTTAGGACGATGAATGAGGGTGGGATAGTTCCGGATATAACCACGTATAGCTATCTTGTCGAGACTTTTGGTAAGTTGGATAACCTTGGGAAGGTTTCGGAGTTGCTCAAGGAAATGGAATCTGCAGGGAATTTGCCTGATATTATGTCGTATAATGTGTTGTTGGAGGCGTATGCAGAGTTGGGGTCGATTAAAGAGGCAATGGGTGTGTTTAGGCAGATGCAGGCGGCAGGGTGTATGCCCAATGCGGGTACTTATAgtattttgttgaatttgtaTGGGAGGCATGGGAGGTATGATGATGTTCGGGAGCTTTTCCTTGAGATGAAAGTGAGCAATACGGAGCCAGATGCCGCTACGTATAATATCCTCATACAGGTGTTTGGTGAGGGTGGATATTTTCGGGAGGTGGTGACTTTGTTTCATGACATGGTAGAGGAGAATATTGAGCCGAATATGGAGACATATGAAGGATTGATATATGCTTGTGGAAAAGGAGGTCTGCATGAGGATGCCAAGATTATTTTGCTTCACATGAATGAGAAGGGAATAGTGCCTAGTTCCAAGGCTTATACGGGAGCTATTGAAGCATATGGGCAAGCAGCACTGTATGATGAAGCTCTTGTTGCCTTCAACACAATGTATGAAGTGGGCAACAGACCGTCAGTTGAAAGCTACAACTCGCTTATTCATGCATATGCAAGAGGTGGACTATATAAGGAGACTGAACAAGTGTTGTCGATAATGGGTGAGGTTGGCATTGCTAGGAATGCCAGTTCATTCAATGGAATGATTGAAGCTTTTAGGCAAGGAGGTCAGTTTGAAGAAGCTATAAAGATGTATGTTGAGATGGAAAAGAGAAGATGTGATCCTGATGAGTGCACTCTTGAAGCAGTCTTAAGTGTTTATAGTGTTGCAGGTCTCATTAATGAGTGTGAGGAGCACTTTGAAGAGATTAAAGCTTCAGGGATACTACCAAGCGTCATGTGCTACTGCATGATGCTTGCTGTTTACGCAAAGACTGACAG GTGGGATGATGCTAATAAGTTGCTCAATGAGATGCTCACAAATAGAGTATCAAATATTCATCAAGTGATGGGGCAGATGATAAAGGGAGATTATGATGACGAATCTAACTGGCAGATGGTACAGTATGTTTTTGACAAACTAAAATCTGAAGGATGTGGGCTGGGTATGAGGTTCTACAACACTCTGATAGAAGCACTTTGGTGGCTGGGTCAGAAACAAAGAGCTGCGCGAGTTCTTAGTGAAGCAACACAACGGGGGCTGTATCCTGAACTTTTCCGCAAAAATAAATTGGTTTGGTCTATTGATGTGCACAG GATGTGGGAAGGTGGCGCATATGCAGCACTGTCAGTTTGGCTAAACAATGTGTATGAGATGTTTGTGAATGGCGAGGATCTTCCCTCTGTTGCAACTGTTGTTGTAGT ACGGGGGAAGATGGAAAAGAGTTCAGCAACACAAGAGCTGCCAGTCGCAAAGGCTGCCTACTCATTCCTGCAGGGTAACATGTCAGGGGCATTCAATTTTCCAAAATGGAACAACGGTCGAATTATCTGCCAAAGGTCTCAGCTGAAGAAGCTTCTGTCAAGCATTGAACCATCTACAGATGGCTCCAGCAGTAAAAGTATTTGTACGTTAAGTAACTCCCCTTTTCCTCCTCCAGGCACAAAAACATCACCCACCGATGTTGATAATGGACGATATAATGGTACCAGTTCTGATGGAACCAGTAGGACAAGAACAGAGCTTTTGACTAGCACAGTTTAA